One segment of Nocardioides oleivorans DNA contains the following:
- a CDS encoding multifunctional oxoglutarate decarboxylase/oxoglutarate dehydrogenase thiamine pyrophosphate-binding subunit/dihydrolipoyllysine-residue succinyltransferase subunit produces MRSERGETSVAQSPNGPSGNQSSVAPSSDLGANEWLVEEMKEQYDKDPASVGPEWVKYFGNGSAPAADPAAAPAPAAAPAKAPAKAAAPAPAAAAPAKAAAPAPAAAPAKAAEPAPAAAAAKSPAKSTPRPVAQADEPAKGTATPLAKDAKPAAPTQASDEPTYTVLRGAPARTAANMDASLTVPTATSVRSVPVKLLWDNRTVINNHLARARGGKVSFTHLIGYALVRALRSMPEMNVGFEVVDGKPNLITPAHINLGLAIDMQKPDGTRQLLVPSIKGAEAMDFAAFWTAYEEMVRKARDGKLTVADFQGTTISLTNPGGIGTVHSVPRLMAGQGAIIGVGAMEYPPEWQGASDEAINRNAISKAMTLTSTYDHRVIQGAQSGEFLKRVHGLLLGENDFYDEIFRSLRIPYEPIRWSRDVVASHDDDIVKQARILELIHAYRVRGHLMADTDPLEYRQRSHPDLEVESHGLTLWDLDREFATGSFGGEGRRFMKLRNILGILRDSYCRTTGIEYMHIMDPEQRKWIQERVEQPHVKPPREEQLRILLKLNQAEAFETFLQTKFVGQKRFSLEGGETTIPLVDEICEAAAEAGLDEVTIGMAHRGRLNMLANIVGKKYSQIFREFEGNIDPRTVQGSGDVKYHLGAEGEFVAGSGDKIKVSVAANPSHLEAVNPVLEGIARAKQDILDQGEKFPVLPLLVHGDAAFAGQGVVAETLNLSQLRGYRTGGTVHVVINNQVGFTTAPGSSRSSLYATDVARMVQAPIFHVNGDDPEACIRVARLAFDYRQAFKKDVVIDLVCYRRRGHNEGDDPSYTQPLMYDLIEQKRSVRKLYTESLIGRGDITIEEAEQVLKDYQQQLERVFTEVREASSEAPTEWTTVPDYPDKPAGDFSTAVTQEVLKRIADSYVTPPDDFTVHPKVMPQLQRRSAAISAGPIDWGTGEILAFGSLLMEGRPVRLAGQDSRRGTFVSRFATIIDRVNADEWTPLTNLTDDQAKFHVYDSLLSEYAALGFEYGYSVARPEALVLWEAQFGDFVNGAQTVIDEFISAGETKWRQQSGVVLLLPHGYEGQGPDHSSARIERFLTMSAEDAMVVAQPSTPASYFHLLRSHSLGEEHRPLIVFTPKSMLKRKEAASQPADFVGDTTFRPFIGDAMFDDGEADPAQVETLIMCSGRVTWDLMVERAKRENGSTFAIGRVERLYPNPLAEIRAEIAKYPNLKAIRWVQDEPRNMGPWPHYQLNVWPELDQVVEPITRPSSASPSVGTVKRHVEEQKTLLDAAFESPRGSGTDY; encoded by the coding sequence ATGAGATCTGAAAGAGGCGAAACAAGCGTGGCGCAGTCCCCGAACGGGCCGTCCGGCAACCAGTCCTCGGTTGCTCCGTCTTCTGACCTGGGAGCCAACGAGTGGCTCGTGGAGGAGATGAAGGAGCAGTACGACAAGGACCCCGCGAGCGTGGGCCCGGAGTGGGTGAAGTACTTCGGCAACGGGAGCGCCCCCGCGGCTGATCCCGCCGCCGCGCCGGCCCCGGCTGCCGCTCCCGCGAAGGCTCCCGCGAAGGCCGCAGCCCCGGCTCCGGCCGCCGCCGCTCCCGCGAAGGCTGCGGCACCCGCGCCCGCCGCCGCCCCCGCGAAGGCCGCAGAGCCGGCCCCGGCTGCCGCCGCCGCGAAGTCCCCCGCGAAGTCCACCCCGCGCCCCGTCGCGCAGGCCGACGAGCCCGCCAAGGGCACCGCCACCCCCCTCGCCAAGGACGCCAAGCCCGCCGCTCCGACGCAGGCGAGCGACGAGCCGACCTACACCGTGCTGCGCGGCGCCCCGGCCCGCACCGCGGCCAACATGGACGCCTCGTTGACGGTCCCGACCGCGACCTCCGTGCGCTCGGTCCCGGTGAAGCTGCTCTGGGACAACCGCACCGTCATCAACAACCACCTCGCCCGCGCCCGTGGCGGCAAGGTGTCGTTCACCCACCTCATCGGCTACGCGCTCGTCCGTGCCCTGCGCTCGATGCCGGAGATGAACGTCGGCTTCGAGGTCGTGGACGGCAAGCCCAACCTGATCACGCCGGCGCACATCAACCTCGGCCTCGCGATCGACATGCAGAAGCCCGACGGCACCCGCCAGCTGCTCGTGCCGAGCATCAAGGGTGCCGAGGCGATGGACTTCGCCGCCTTCTGGACCGCCTACGAGGAGATGGTCCGCAAGGCACGCGACGGCAAGCTCACCGTCGCCGACTTCCAGGGCACCACGATCTCGCTGACCAACCCCGGCGGCATCGGCACCGTCCACTCGGTGCCGCGCCTGATGGCCGGGCAGGGCGCGATCATCGGCGTCGGCGCGATGGAGTACCCGCCGGAGTGGCAGGGCGCCTCCGACGAGGCGATCAACCGCAACGCCATCAGCAAGGCGATGACGCTGACCTCGACCTACGACCACCGCGTCATCCAGGGTGCTCAGTCGGGTGAGTTCCTCAAGCGCGTCCACGGCCTGCTGCTCGGCGAGAACGACTTCTACGACGAGATCTTCCGCTCGCTGCGGATCCCCTACGAGCCGATCCGCTGGTCGCGCGACGTCGTGGCCTCCCACGACGACGACATCGTCAAGCAGGCCCGGATCCTCGAGCTGATCCACGCCTACCGCGTCCGCGGCCACCTGATGGCCGACACCGACCCGCTGGAGTACCGCCAGCGCAGCCACCCCGACCTCGAGGTGGAGTCGCACGGGCTGACCCTGTGGGACCTCGACCGCGAGTTCGCCACCGGCTCGTTCGGCGGCGAGGGCCGGCGCTTCATGAAGCTGCGCAACATCCTCGGCATCCTGCGCGACTCCTACTGCCGCACGACCGGCATCGAGTACATGCACATCATGGATCCCGAGCAGCGCAAGTGGATCCAGGAGCGCGTCGAGCAGCCGCACGTGAAGCCGCCCCGCGAGGAGCAGCTGCGCATCCTGCTCAAGCTCAACCAGGCCGAGGCGTTCGAGACGTTCCTCCAGACCAAGTTCGTCGGCCAGAAGCGCTTCAGCCTCGAGGGCGGCGAGACCACGATCCCGCTGGTCGACGAGATCTGCGAGGCGGCCGCCGAGGCGGGCCTCGACGAGGTCACCATCGGCATGGCCCACCGCGGCCGGCTCAACATGCTCGCCAACATCGTCGGCAAGAAGTACAGCCAGATCTTCCGCGAGTTCGAGGGCAACATCGACCCGCGCACGGTCCAGGGCTCGGGCGACGTGAAGTACCACCTCGGCGCCGAGGGCGAGTTCGTGGCCGGCTCGGGCGACAAGATCAAGGTCTCGGTCGCCGCGAACCCGTCCCACCTCGAGGCCGTCAACCCGGTCCTCGAGGGCATCGCCCGCGCCAAGCAGGACATCCTCGACCAGGGCGAGAAGTTCCCGGTCCTCCCCCTGCTGGTGCACGGCGACGCCGCCTTCGCCGGCCAGGGCGTGGTCGCCGAGACGCTCAACCTCTCGCAGCTGCGCGGCTACCGCACCGGCGGCACCGTGCACGTGGTGATCAACAACCAGGTCGGCTTCACCACCGCACCGGGTTCGTCGCGCTCGTCCCTCTACGCCACCGACGTGGCGCGGATGGTGCAGGCGCCGATCTTCCACGTCAACGGTGACGACCCCGAGGCCTGCATCCGCGTGGCCCGGCTCGCGTTCGACTACCGCCAGGCGTTCAAGAAGGACGTCGTCATCGACCTCGTGTGCTACCGCCGTCGCGGTCACAACGAGGGTGACGACCCGTCGTACACGCAGCCGCTGATGTACGACCTCATCGAGCAGAAGCGCTCGGTGCGCAAGCTCTACACCGAGTCGCTCATCGGTCGTGGTGACATCACGATCGAGGAGGCCGAGCAGGTCCTCAAGGACTACCAGCAGCAGCTCGAGCGCGTCTTCACCGAGGTGCGCGAGGCCAGCTCGGAGGCGCCGACCGAGTGGACGACCGTCCCGGACTACCCGGACAAGCCCGCAGGCGACTTCTCGACCGCGGTCACCCAGGAGGTCCTCAAGCGGATCGCCGACAGCTACGTCACCCCGCCGGACGACTTCACCGTCCACCCGAAGGTGATGCCGCAGCTCCAACGCCGCTCGGCCGCGATCTCGGCCGGTCCCATCGACTGGGGCACCGGCGAGATCCTCGCCTTCGGCTCGCTCCTCATGGAGGGCCGCCCGGTCCGCCTGGCGGGCCAGGACTCGCGTCGTGGCACGTTCGTGTCGCGGTTCGCCACGATCATCGATCGCGTCAACGCCGACGAGTGGACGCCGCTGACCAACCTGACCGACGACCAGGCGAAGTTCCACGTCTACGACTCGCTGCTCTCGGAGTACGCCGCCCTCGGCTTCGAGTACGGCTACTCCGTCGCCCGCCCCGAGGCGCTGGTCCTGTGGGAGGCGCAGTTCGGTGACTTCGTCAACGGCGCGCAGACCGTCATCGACGAGTTCATCTCCGCCGGCGAGACGAAGTGGCGCCAGCAGTCCGGCGTCGTCCTGCTGCTCCCCCACGGCTACGAGGGCCAGGGCCCGGACCACTCGTCGGCACGCATCGAGCGCTTCTTGACGATGAGCGCCGAGGACGCGATGGTCGTCGCGCAGCCCTCGACCCCCGCGTCGTACTTCCACCTGCTGCGCTCTCACTCGCTCGGCGAGGAGCACCGCCCCCTCATCGTCTTCACCCCGAAGTCGATGCTCAAGCGCAAGGAGGCGGCCTCGCAGCCGGCCGACTTCGTCGGGGACACCACGTTCCGCCCGTTCATCGGCGACGCCATGTTCGACGACGGCGAGGCCGACCCGGCCCAGGTCGAGACGCTGATCATGTGCTCGGGCCGCGTCACGTGGGACCTCATGGTCGAGCGGGCCAAGCGCGAGAACGGGTCGACGTTCGCCATCGGCCGCGTCGAGCGCCTCTACCCGAACCCGCTCGCGGAGATCCGGGCCGAGATCGCGAAGTACCCCAACCTCAAGGCGATCCGCTGGGTGCAGGACGAGCCGCGCAACATGGGCCCGTGGCCGCACTACCAGCTCAACGTGTGGCCCGAGCTGGACCAGGTGGTCGAGCCGATCACCCGTCCGTCGTCGGCCTCGCCGTCGGTCGGCACCGTCAAGCGCCACGTCGAGGAGCAGAAGACGCTC
- a CDS encoding LCP family protein, producing the protein MSTHLQPTAVRRLRRGAKALVLAGVLAVTALVVPQSAVQPTDVALVKIRHAQGVAVGSEDVVWILAVGSDARPGEVMTRSRGDALQLVGINTRTGSATAIGVPRDSWVAIPGHGREKINSALYFAGPRGMAGAMRNLVGIEPDYVMVTRFPFFEDMVDDIGGITVANPRRFSDPYLKKEGFAKGRIHLNGYNAMAFSRIRKGLAGGDFDRSANQQRTLRGIHARIRSQASRPGFIERGVMTVMEHMDTNASPGELFELAQAVAQVDPSRITTCVVQGRVGYVGAASVVFPDMAQARRLGRDARGDAALGHC; encoded by the coding sequence ATGAGCACCCACCTCCAGCCGACCGCCGTACGACGACTGCGCCGGGGCGCGAAGGCGCTCGTCCTCGCAGGGGTCCTGGCCGTCACGGCGCTCGTGGTGCCGCAGTCGGCGGTGCAGCCGACCGACGTCGCACTCGTGAAGATCCGCCACGCCCAGGGGGTCGCGGTCGGCAGCGAGGACGTCGTGTGGATCCTCGCCGTGGGCTCCGACGCCCGGCCGGGCGAGGTGATGACCCGCTCGCGCGGCGACGCGCTGCAGCTCGTCGGCATCAACACGCGCACCGGGTCCGCGACCGCGATCGGCGTGCCGCGCGACTCGTGGGTCGCGATCCCCGGCCACGGCCGGGAGAAGATCAACTCGGCCCTCTACTTCGCCGGACCGCGCGGCATGGCGGGCGCGATGCGCAACCTGGTCGGGATCGAGCCCGACTACGTCATGGTGACCCGGTTCCCGTTCTTCGAGGACATGGTCGACGACATCGGTGGCATCACCGTGGCCAACCCGCGCCGCTTCTCCGACCCCTACCTGAAGAAGGAGGGCTTCGCGAAGGGCCGGATCCACCTCAACGGCTACAACGCGATGGCCTTCTCCCGGATCCGCAAGGGACTCGCAGGCGGCGACTTCGACCGCTCGGCCAACCAGCAGCGCACGCTGCGCGGCATCCACGCCCGGATCCGCTCGCAGGCGTCGAGGCCCGGCTTCATCGAGCGCGGCGTGATGACGGTGATGGAGCACATGGACACCAACGCCTCGCCCGGTGAGCTGTTCGAGCTCGCCCAGGCGGTCGCGCAGGTCGACCCGTCGAGGATCACCACCTGCGTGGTGCAGGGCCGGGTCGGCTACGTCGGCGCGGCCAGCGTGGTCTTCCCCGACATGGCTCAGGCCCGCCGGCTCGGCCGCGACGCCCGCGGCGACGCGGCCCTGGGGCACTGCTGA
- a CDS encoding choice-of-anchor P family protein: MNSTTRRRLGGALAVRATALGLTAGLALTGGSASAVPAATAERAAQAAQLSDFGYRGDVYGVKLVTDSVEALNLKDAHAQQLCTRAVGQVVERTSVASVPDNPLIHVSASTSRTETYASGNQHGVRGTNTIGDITIGGTVGPLTTPKLVIKGLQTTAEAFNTPQGYGHAESFTFASISLELLDNTLVESLPPELQQLLAPLDQVTDTVFTGTQQAAQQVFQVLSDVTEPIQIPGLGSIALGYENGRANANNAQSQASALRIDVTAGERRQLVELGTARVRMGGPAPVGVFRSGGTAMDYQALQGALRFGNVQHKALPCQGSRGRTQTYRVAAASQLVPVPVLLDGVTYQVNGDQMKAKKVAKGWSRTAISSVSIPSAQLVVSDVSSRAAMRQKTGKRVTSKISTAIGAITVGGQAVPVPAPGEVVELPNGIGEIQRQLVDTGYRGSQVIALRITLYSEAVVIDLARTAGRIYAK; encoded by the coding sequence ATGAACAGCACGACCAGGCGCCGACTCGGCGGCGCCCTCGCAGTCCGGGCCACCGCGCTCGGCCTCACCGCCGGCCTCGCACTCACCGGCGGCTCCGCGTCCGCCGTGCCGGCGGCCACCGCGGAGCGCGCGGCGCAGGCCGCCCAGCTCAGCGACTTCGGCTACCGCGGCGACGTCTACGGCGTGAAGCTGGTGACCGACAGCGTCGAGGCGCTCAACCTCAAGGACGCCCACGCCCAGCAGCTCTGCACCCGCGCCGTCGGCCAGGTGGTGGAGAGGACGAGCGTCGCGTCCGTGCCGGACAACCCGCTGATCCACGTCTCGGCGAGCACCAGCCGCACCGAGACCTACGCCAGCGGCAACCAGCACGGCGTCCGTGGGACCAACACCATCGGCGACATCACGATCGGCGGCACGGTCGGACCGCTCACCACGCCGAAGCTCGTGATCAAGGGCCTGCAGACCACGGCCGAGGCCTTCAACACCCCGCAGGGCTACGGCCACGCGGAGAGCTTCACCTTCGCGAGCATCTCGCTCGAGCTCCTCGACAACACCCTCGTCGAGAGCCTGCCGCCCGAGCTCCAGCAGCTGCTGGCGCCGCTGGACCAGGTCACCGACACCGTGTTCACCGGCACCCAGCAGGCCGCCCAGCAGGTCTTCCAGGTGCTCAGCGACGTGACCGAGCCGATCCAGATCCCCGGCCTGGGCAGCATCGCGCTCGGCTACGAGAACGGCCGCGCCAACGCGAACAACGCCCAGTCGCAGGCCTCGGCCCTGCGCATCGACGTGACCGCGGGCGAGCGCCGCCAGCTCGTCGAGCTCGGTACGGCCCGGGTGCGCATGGGCGGGCCCGCCCCGGTCGGCGTCTTCCGCTCCGGCGGGACGGCGATGGACTACCAGGCGCTCCAGGGCGCCCTGCGCTTCGGCAACGTCCAGCACAAGGCGCTCCCCTGCCAGGGATCGCGCGGGAGGACCCAGACCTACCGGGTCGCCGCCGCCAGCCAGCTGGTGCCCGTCCCGGTGCTGCTCGACGGCGTGACCTACCAGGTCAACGGCGACCAGATGAAGGCGAAGAAGGTGGCGAAGGGGTGGTCCCGCACGGCCATCTCCTCGGTCTCGATCCCGAGCGCGCAGCTGGTCGTCTCCGACGTCAGCTCGCGTGCGGCGATGCGCCAGAAGACCGGCAAGCGGGTGACCTCGAAGATCTCGACGGCGATCGGTGCGATCACCGTCGGCGGGCAGGCCGTCCCCGTCCCGGCCCCGGGCGAGGTCGTCGAGCTGCCCAACGGCATCGGTGAGATCCAGCGGCAGCTGGTCGACACGGGCTACCGCGGCTCGCAGGTGATCGCCCTGCGGATCACGCTCTACTCCGAGGCCGTCGTCATCGACCTGGCCCGGACGGCCGGACGGATCTACGCCAAGTAG
- a CDS encoding thioesterase family protein: protein MTTHPTYDQLIALPAYVEQPVPMPFEDINGHLNVRHYVGIASEGLDESLVEVGIPQMWPLTHQQACFTAEHHVTYINELQTGDTMSARVRLLGRSERAAHALIYLLDETEKEVACVVEEIFLHIDLKTRRTAPWPADVAEKMDARIAEHDALPFAADTSGSLALR from the coding sequence GTGACGACGCACCCCACCTACGACCAGCTGATCGCCCTCCCGGCCTACGTCGAGCAGCCCGTGCCGATGCCCTTCGAGGACATCAACGGCCACCTGAACGTCCGCCACTACGTCGGCATCGCCAGCGAGGGCCTCGACGAGTCGCTCGTCGAGGTCGGCATCCCGCAGATGTGGCCGCTGACCCACCAGCAGGCGTGCTTCACCGCCGAGCACCACGTCACCTACATCAACGAGCTGCAGACGGGCGACACGATGTCGGCCCGCGTCCGCCTGCTCGGCCGCTCGGAGCGCGCGGCGCACGCGCTCATCTACCTGCTCGACGAGACCGAGAAGGAGGTCGCGTGCGTGGTCGAGGAGATCTTCCTCCACATCGACCTCAAGACCCGGCGCACGGCACCGTGGCCGGCTGACGTCGCCGAGAAGATGGACGCCCGCATCGCCGAGCACGACGCACTCCCCTTCGCCGCCGACACGTCCGGCTCGCTGGCCCTGCGCTGA
- the argS gene encoding arginine--tRNA ligase: MNPDQLSETIVDVLGALVADGAITLPDGVPTQVTVERPRQKGHGDYATNVAMQLAKKAGTNPRAFADLVADRLRASAGIGEVEVAGPGFLNVSVEAGAQGQVAADIVAAGSSYGSATRLAGEKINVEFVSANPTGPLHLGGTRWAAVGDALVRVLQFSGAEVTREYYFNDHGAQIDRFSGSLLASARGRDVPEDGYGGDYISEIADQVIAKRPDVTDLPDGEAQEVFREVGVNLMFEEIKSDLHDFGVDFDVYFHEKSLHDSGAVERAIERLTEMGNTYTEDGALWLRTEKYGDDKDRVIVRSNGTPAYISGDLGYYLDKRERGFDRCFILLGADHHGYVGRMMAMCAAFGDTPRQNLEILIGQMVNLLQDGQPVRMSKRAGTVISMNDLVEAIGVDASRYVLARYTNDTTIDIDLELWARQSNDNPVYYVQYAHARTCRMAENAKQLGMQLPGADFDPSLLAHERDGELLRALAEFPRVVASAADLREPHRIARYLEDTASVFNKWYDTKECRMLPQGDEPVGPANLARLVLVHATQTVLANGLGLLGVSAPERM, translated from the coding sequence GTGAATCCCGATCAGCTCTCCGAGACCATCGTCGACGTGCTGGGAGCCCTCGTGGCCGACGGCGCGATCACGCTTCCTGACGGCGTGCCGACCCAGGTCACGGTGGAGCGACCGCGGCAGAAGGGGCACGGCGACTACGCCACGAACGTCGCGATGCAGCTGGCCAAGAAGGCCGGGACCAACCCGCGCGCCTTCGCCGACCTCGTGGCCGACCGGCTGCGGGCCTCCGCCGGCATCGGCGAGGTCGAGGTCGCCGGTCCCGGCTTCCTCAACGTGAGCGTCGAGGCGGGCGCCCAGGGGCAGGTCGCGGCCGACATCGTGGCGGCCGGGTCGTCGTACGGCTCCGCGACGAGGCTCGCGGGCGAGAAGATCAACGTCGAGTTCGTCTCGGCTAACCCCACCGGCCCGCTGCACCTCGGCGGCACCCGCTGGGCCGCCGTCGGCGACGCGCTGGTCCGGGTGCTCCAGTTCTCCGGCGCCGAGGTCACCCGGGAGTACTACTTCAACGACCACGGTGCGCAGATCGACCGGTTCTCCGGCTCGCTCCTGGCGTCCGCGCGCGGTCGTGACGTGCCGGAGGACGGCTACGGCGGCGACTACATCAGCGAGATCGCCGACCAGGTCATCGCCAAGCGCCCCGACGTCACCGACCTGCCCGACGGCGAGGCGCAGGAGGTCTTCCGCGAGGTCGGGGTCAACCTGATGTTCGAGGAGATCAAGTCCGACCTCCACGACTTCGGGGTCGACTTCGACGTCTACTTCCACGAGAAGTCGCTCCACGACTCCGGGGCGGTCGAGCGCGCCATCGAGCGCCTCACCGAGATGGGCAACACCTACACCGAGGACGGCGCGCTGTGGCTGCGCACGGAGAAGTACGGCGACGACAAGGACCGGGTGATCGTGCGGTCCAACGGCACCCCCGCCTACATCTCCGGTGACCTCGGCTACTACCTCGACAAGCGCGAGCGTGGCTTCGACCGGTGCTTCATCCTGCTCGGCGCCGACCACCACGGCTACGTCGGCCGGATGATGGCGATGTGCGCCGCCTTCGGCGACACGCCGCGGCAGAACCTCGAGATCCTCATCGGCCAGATGGTCAACCTGCTCCAGGACGGCCAGCCGGTGCGGATGTCCAAGCGCGCCGGGACGGTCATCTCGATGAACGACCTCGTCGAGGCGATCGGGGTGGACGCCTCGCGCTACGTGCTGGCGCGCTACACCAACGACACCACGATCGACATCGACCTCGAGCTCTGGGCGAGGCAGTCCAACGACAACCCGGTCTACTACGTGCAGTACGCCCACGCGCGCACGTGCCGGATGGCGGAGAACGCCAAGCAGCTCGGCATGCAGCTCCCCGGCGCCGACTTCGATCCCTCGCTGCTCGCGCACGAGCGCGACGGCGAGCTGCTGCGGGCGCTGGCCGAGTTCCCACGCGTGGTGGCCAGCGCCGCCGACCTGCGCGAGCCGCACCGCATCGCGCGCTACCTCGAGGACACCGCGTCGGTCTTCAACAAGTGGTACGACACCAAGGAGTGCCGGATGCTGCCGCAGGGCGACGAGCCCGTCGGACCGGCCAACCTGGCGCGCCTCGTGCTCGTCCACGCCACGCAGACGGTCCTCGCCAACGGGCTGGGCCTGCTCGGCGTCTCCGCGCCCGAGAGGATGTGA
- the lysA gene encoding diaminopimelate decarboxylase has protein sequence MPTAHPSGWAHADGALSAHRPGGPNWLREPADPNVLVDHLWSQTAVKADGVLSVGGVPLPELVREHGSPAYVLDEADFRARAGAFRDAFAAYDVYYAGKAFLSTTVARWLEEEGLSLDVCSGGELTVAERAGFPMAKVGFHGNNKTLGELERAVELGVGRIIVDSFHEIERLAAVTTELGRTTGVMVRVTAGVEAHTHEYIATAHEDQKFGFSIASGDALEAVRRVHAAPGLRLLGLHSHIGSQIFDTSGFEVAARRVLALHARVGEELGVEMPEMDLGGGFGIAYTTQDDPSDPSRLATEITTIVEHECRALGVAEPRLSIEPGRAIVGPAMCTVYEVGTVKEVALDGGARRSYVSVDGGMSDNIRTALYDADYSATIASRDSGASPTLSRVVGKHCEAGDIVVKDEFLPGDVRPGDLVAVPGTGAYCRSMASNYNHALRPPVIGVRDGKTFTVLRRETVADLLATDVGVS, from the coding sequence GTGCCGACCGCCCACCCCTCCGGCTGGGCGCACGCCGACGGTGCCCTGTCCGCCCATCGACCGGGGGGACCGAACTGGCTGCGTGAGCCGGCCGACCCGAACGTCCTCGTCGACCACCTCTGGTCGCAGACCGCGGTCAAGGCCGACGGCGTGCTGAGCGTCGGGGGAGTGCCGCTGCCCGAGCTGGTGCGCGAGCACGGCTCACCGGCGTACGTCCTCGACGAGGCCGACTTCCGGGCGCGGGCCGGCGCCTTCCGCGACGCGTTCGCCGCCTACGACGTCTACTACGCCGGCAAGGCGTTCCTCAGCACCACCGTCGCGCGGTGGCTGGAGGAGGAGGGGCTCTCGCTCGACGTCTGCTCCGGCGGTGAGCTGACCGTCGCCGAGCGCGCCGGCTTCCCGATGGCGAAGGTCGGCTTCCACGGCAACAACAAGACCCTCGGCGAGCTCGAGCGGGCCGTCGAGCTCGGGGTCGGCCGGATCATCGTGGACTCGTTCCACGAGATCGAGCGGCTGGCCGCCGTCACCACCGAGCTCGGCCGCACCACCGGGGTGATGGTGCGGGTGACCGCCGGCGTCGAGGCGCACACGCACGAGTACATCGCCACCGCCCACGAGGACCAGAAGTTCGGCTTCTCGATCGCGAGCGGCGACGCCCTCGAGGCGGTGCGTCGCGTGCACGCCGCCCCGGGCCTGCGGCTGCTCGGGCTGCACTCGCACATCGGCAGCCAGATCTTCGACACCTCCGGCTTCGAGGTCGCCGCCCGCCGCGTGCTCGCGCTCCACGCCCGGGTCGGCGAGGAGCTCGGCGTCGAGATGCCCGAGATGGACCTCGGCGGTGGCTTCGGCATCGCCTACACCACCCAGGACGACCCGTCCGACCCCTCGCGGCTCGCCACCGAGATCACCACGATCGTCGAGCACGAGTGCCGCGCCCTCGGGGTGGCCGAGCCGCGGCTCTCCATCGAGCCCGGTCGCGCGATCGTCGGCCCGGCGATGTGCACCGTCTACGAGGTCGGCACGGTCAAGGAGGTCGCCCTCGACGGCGGCGCCCGTCGTTCCTACGTCTCGGTCGACGGCGGGATGAGCGACAACATCCGCACCGCCCTCTACGACGCCGACTACTCCGCCACGATCGCCTCCCGCGACTCCGGGGCCAGCCCGACGCTGTCGCGGGTGGTGGGCAAGCACTGCGAGGCCGGGGACATCGTCGTCAAGGACGAGTTCCTGCCCGGCGACGTGCGTCCCGGGGACCTCGTCGCGGTGCCGGGAACGGGCGCCTACTGCAGATCCATGGCCTCCAACTACAACCACGCGCTGCGTCCTCCGGTGATCGGAGTTCGGGACGGGAAGACTTTCACCGTGTTGCGACGAGAGACTGTCGCCGACCTGTTGGCGACCGATGTGGGTGTTTCTTGA